The genomic stretch TAGTGCATGATTTTGCTGCAGTCTTAGATATTCCCCAGCTGCCCCCATCTACCAGAAGGGATACTTCTCTTTTTTATTATCTGCAGTCAGCACTGACCTTCACAAACGGGTGTTTTCTCTGACCACATGCCCTGGGCCGTGCACTGAAGCTGCTCCTTTCCAACTCGCACAAATCCTGTCTTGCAGCTGAATGTGCAGCTGGAGCTATACGCAAAGTCTCCATGAGGATGAGAGCAGTTTAATCCTCCATTGTCAGGGATAGCCAACGCTGGACATTCAACAGCTAGAATGAGAACAAATTTTAATGAGCAGTgtaggctggcccaagacctcctgacaactGAGGCGgcattccaaatgctgcccccttacccagtgatgtaccagcttctgctcctcccactctccagtgttctaggtCTGCACTTTCCACTCCTCTTCTTTTCCAGAGAATGAGGAACAGTGGAGACAAGAAGGAGGCCAGAGGAGAGcatctcccccaccaccaccatgctgctgcctgatttaacAGCTTCTCTGAGCCTCATGAATAGGCTGGCCCTGTGTACAGTCACACTATTTGCATCCAGACCAAATTCCCCTAAACGCCGGATGGGGGAGAAAggagttggtggggggggggggcgcctgctCTTCTTAAGAGCAAAGCAGAAGTAGTTTACAGTAGTTTACCCCAGTTTACAGTAGGACAGTCAGGCTGCAGTTAGTTTTTGACCATTCTTTTAAAGCTCCAACCAGTGCTATATGGAAGCTGAATGTCATCACAAAATGGTGATGAATTTGTTTCAGTAGTTTAGGTTCTAGGACAGGGAACAACGTcgtcatttattttgctatgtaaaccacgtcatgaacaattttttaaaagcatatatacttATTATTATTGTTACAAGAACCATGGAAAACAGGTTGAGGAAAGGAAAGCCTCTTACCCTGACATGTTGGTAAGGGAGCACTCCAGTTCCCAGACGCTAAGCAGCTTGATGCATTTGTTCCAACCAGGGCAAATCCAGGTTCACAAGCAAACTCACAGGTGGATCGATAAGCAAACTCTCCAGTTGGATGGGAGCAGGTCATCCTCCCTTGATTTAGACTCTGCAGGCGATGACACCGCATGGCTGCAAGTTGAGAAAATGGCCACACTAATTCCCAGTCCAGGCTTAGCCCTCTTGAGCTTTCAGCTCACACAAATGCCAGAAAATGAATTCAGATTCCAGTCACTCCATTAGTGCAAGTTTTTGCTGTATTCCTACATATTCCCCAATTGCCCCCATCTACCAAGGGGGACATTTCTGTTACCTGCACTCGGCACTGACCTTCACAAATGGGTGTTTTCTCTGACCACATGCCCTGGGCCGTGCACTGAAGCTGCTCCTTTCCAACTCGCACAAATCCTGTCTTGCAGCTGAATGTGCAGTTGGAGCTATATGCAAAGTCTCCATGAGGATGAGAGCAGTTTAATCCTCCATTGTCAGGGATAGCCAACGCTGGACATTCAACAGCTACAATGAGAGCAAAGTTTTAGTGAATGGAGAGGGCTCTCCCAACACCTCCTGACGCCTGAGGTGgcattccaaatgctgcccccttacccagtgatgtaccagcctcttcTCCTCGCACTCTCCAACGTTCTAGGTTAGCACTTTCCACTCTCTacagttcctcctccttttccaatccatggagtgGAAGGAGAACAAGAAACAGCAGAGACAAGGACAGAGAagagcattccccccccccccattctgctgcctgatTGAACAGCTTCTGCGGGCCTCATGAATAGGCTGGTCCTGTGTAAAATGGACTGGACTGTGCCAATCCAGATTCCTCTAGGCCCTGGATGGGGCAGTAAAGAAGGGGCCTGCTCTTCTTAAGAACAAAGCAGAAGTAGCCACCCCAGTTTACAGTAGGACAGTCAGGTTGCAGTTAGTTTTTGACCATTCTTGTAAAGCTCTAACccaagggtgctcaataggtggatcacgatctaccggtagatcgtgaggcaaaatgagtagatcgcggagtgctgaccccccctcaggtgcctttgggaggaaacgccgggagtaaggcccattgtactcaatggggcttactcccaggtaagtgtggctaagattgcagcctcacagcctaatcctaggcatgtctactcaggagtaagtcctgttatactcagtgggctcaaggtacaccaacatacattgtacacataaatgttatatgttatgatggcgtgaacattgtaaaaaaaactctggtagatctccgggccttgctgggtttcaaagtagctctcgagccaaaaaagtgtgagcacccctgctctaaccagtGCTATACGGAAGCTGAATGTCATCACAAAATGGTGATGAATTTGTTTCAGTAATTTAGGTTCTGGGACAGGGAACAACGTcgtcatttattttgctatgtaaaccacttcatgaacaattttttttaagcatgcatacttattattattattattattattattattattattattattgcaagaACCATGGAAAACAGGCTGAGGAAAGGAAACCCACTTACCCTGACATGTTGGTAAGGGAGCACTCCAGTTCCCAGACGCTAAGCAGCTTGATGCGTTTGTTCCAACCAGGGCAAATCCAGGCTCACAAGCAAACTCACAGGTGGATCGATAAGCAAACTCTCCAATTGGATGGGAGCAGGTCATCCTCCCTTGATTTAGACTCTGCAGGCGATGGCACCGCATGGCTGCAAGTTGAGAAAATGGCCACACTAATTCCCAGTCCAGGCTTAGCTCTCTTGAGCTTTCAGCTCACACAAAGGCCAGAAAATGAATTCAGATTCCAGTCACTCCATTAGTGCAAGTTTTTGCTGTATTCCTACATATTCCCCAATTGCCCCTATCTACCAAGGGGGACATTTCTGTTACCTGCACTCGGCACTGACCTTCACAAATGGGTGTTTTCTCTGACCACATGCCCTGGGCCGTGCACTGAAGCTGCTCCTTTCCAACTCGCACAAATCCTGTCTTGCAGCTGAATGTGCAGTTGGAGCTATATGCAAAGTCTCCATGAGGATGAGAGCAGTTTAATCCTCCATTGTCAGGGATAGCCAACGCTGGACATTCAACAGCTACAATGAGAGCAAAATTTTAGTGAACGGAGAGGGCTCTCCCAACACCTCCTGACGCCTGAGGTGgcattccaaatgctgcccccttacccagtgatgtaccagcctcttctcctcgcactctccaatgttctaggtTAGCACTTTCCACTCTCTacagttcctcctccttttccaatccatggagtgGAAGGAGAACAAGAAACAGCAGAGACAAGGACAGAGAAGAGCATTCCCCCCTAATTTAATTCCCCcctaatttaattaataattaattcccccaatttaattaataattaaattaattaatttaattatttaattaattaaataagtaattaaataatttaatttaatttaaataatttaatttaattaatttaataattaattaaataattaatttattattattaatttattattaataaataattttttattattattattattattattattattattattattattattattattaacaagaaCAAAAACAGACTGAGGAAAGGAAAGCCACTTACCCTGACATGTTGGTAAGGGAGCACTCCAGTTCCCAGACGCTAAGCAGCTTGATGCATTTGTTCCAACCAGGGCAAATCCAGGCTCACAAGCAAACTCACAGGTGGATCGATAAGCAAACTCTCCAATTGGATGGGAGCAGGCCGTCCTCCCTTGATTTAGACTCTGCAGGCGATGGCACCGCATGGCTGCAAGTTGAGAAAATGGCCACACTAATTCCCAGTCCAGGCTTAGCCCTCTTGAGCTTTCAGCTCACACAAATGCCAGAAAATGAATTCAGATTCCAGTCACTCCATTAGTGCAAGTTTTTGCTGTATTCCTACATATTCCCCAATTGCCCCCATCTACCAAGGGGGACATTTCTGTTACCTGCACTCGGCACTGACCTTCACAAATGGGTGTTTTCTCTGACCACATGCCCTGGGCCGTGCACTGAAGCTGCTCCTTTCCAACTCGCACAAATCCTGTCTTGCAGCTGAACGTGCAGTTGGAGCTATACGCAAAGTCTCCGTGAGGATGAGAGCAGTTTAATCCTCCGTTGTCAGGGATACCCAATGCTGGGCATTCAACAGCTGTAATCAAAGAGCATTTTGGTGAACAAAGTAGACCCTGCCCAGCTTCCACTATGACCTTGATGGGGCTGGTCCAAGCACTGAGGACTTGTGTTTCTTCTCTTCCAAAGAAGAAAACAGGGCTAACCATCCCAGTTTACTATATGGCAGTCAGGTTGGGCTCTGCAGATGGTAGCATCGCATGGCTGTGAGCGTAGTGTagtagagagggtgcaaagccctaagttttgcaggcacctcaccATGCTTTGCAGGTGCCCCttgtggagccattccaggccagtatagcaaaatggaggtgtttgcATCTGTAAGTAAGCATCTGTGCCCATGACAAGTGTATGTGCGCAAGAGACTGCTGCCCCCCTCTGATCCATTCCTTCCACTGAACATGAATATTAGAAATAAAGAGATTTCACCTCAGTGTTCTAAATCCAGAGAAGTGGGTTTGAACTCTTATAAATTTCTGCCGCTTGCAAACAACTTGTAAGAAAGCAAAGAATGCCTGTTGTGGTGGGAGAAAAGAGAAGAACCAACCTTGACAAGCTGGCTGTGGGGCTGTCCATTCTCCTGATGCTGAACACTGAGTCACCTCTTCTCCAACTAACCGAAAGCCCTCAGTACAGTGGAAGGTGCAACTGGATTGGTATTGAAATTCCCCATGGAGGTGTGAGCAGGTAAAATTTCCATGAGCAAGAGCCCCCTGGGGATGGCACTGAACAGCTAAGGAGGAAAGCAGATTATGGtaggtcagcaaggctggagaCTTACTGGAACAGCTATCACAAcaatattcattcatttcaactATTGACACTACTACGAGACAGAATTGGCCAACACAATGGATGTTTAGCCTTTCTGTTCATGCTCTTGTTATGATTGTTCTGATACTAATTTATGGAAATTGAAAATTTGTTTCTTACTTTATTGTATCTGAAGAAAAATTAAGACAGAAAAATGTCAATAGGCAGGAGACAAACAAAAACTTTTTTAGGAAGCTGAAAGGGGTTTGGGAGAAGTATTCCTTCCCACAGGTCACACACATCTTTTATGTGTCTGTGTACTGGCACCTCTGGTCAGAtagtttttaaataataccaaGACTGATTCAGCAGAGGTAAAAGCATTGCCGGCGCAGCCGTGAAGCAACCTAATGAGGGTTGTGTAAGATGACAAGGGGAACAAAAGGGTAGTGGATTCAAGGTGCTGTTCAtcaagtctgctgctgcctctagCCTGCAATGGGCATAAGCCACATCAATCCACTTCCCAGTTCCTAGAAGCTAGTGGAAGAACTGGGAACATCCATTCCCTTATCATGCTCCATTGCATGGTTTTTGCAAATCGGGAAGTGCAGAatgtctggttttatttacagggaccatgAAAACAAAGGAGCCCCTTCATTCGCACAGTCCCTCTAAATAAAACCGGAAGACTCGTGCTTCCAACTTTGTGAAAACCACATGATGAAGCATACTAAGGCGGTGGAGACACAGAGCCGAAAGTCATTTTTACAAGCAAAATTGCAAGTGGAGTTGTAAACATAGTCGCCAGTTGACATTCACTCACCAACTGTCAGACAGACCAATGGTCAAACTCAGTGTAAAACAACTTCCTTTGTTTACATAAGAACAATGCCTTGGAAGCTCTAAAAAGACCTAGAGTGGCAACCTCCTCAGAGTCTACACTTGTACACTCACATTCCATGTGGAATTACCAAAACAAttagtggatttttaaaaaaaaaattatttttagtttGGGAATTGTTAGAACTTTGTTGTGCAAGATGCTATCTAAGACATCCTGGAAATCTTCTCAATAACATATTTTACTGGGAAACTGAAACACTGAGGAAGTTTGATGTGTATGAAAAGTCAATGAAGATACCATGACCTGGATGATCAAAGAAGTTGGATCAGTAATTTATCAGAAGATGGTCAGTTAATGCTTCTGGGAATATTGAAAATCCCTCCAATTCAGATATTAATGTGATAGAAGAAGGGGTGGCCATGCATCTCCACCATCTGAATCCCACCCTCAAATTTGCCATCCTTGCATGCATACACAAAGCTGTGCATCCACCCTGGGGTTTAAGGAGAGAAGAGTAAGCAACTGTAGGGGGAAAGACAAGTGAGTGAGTGCCTCCCACATAGCAGGCACCACTCCTGTTCATTCAAAACAGAAGtaatgcaggggagggggggggctacatGCTGAACTCCAGGTAAGtgaaagaaatggaagaagggaagggggagcaggCTTCAGATTGTCTCACTCTACACATTTTGTGCTTTGTAAGCACTGTCCGGATGGGAAGAAGTGATATGAAAGCCATGAAAGAGGAAGCAGTCAGCACAGAAGCAGGATGCTGTCTCCAAATGCAGTTTACCCAAGCTCACCCTGCTCCTTCTGCTTTCTTCCCCAAAGTGAAGCAATGTGGACTTCAGTGAATGTGGGCAAATGTGGGCAAAGTGAAGCATCTGGGCCTTGAAGAGTGCCTTGCCATGCAAACACCTGGCATCAGCAGTCATGACAGCACATACCTACACACTGTGGCATCTCTGCCGTCCAGATCCCAGAGGACAAACACTGCAATGTGGCTGGGTAACTTATTTTAAACCCTTCATTGCAACTGAAACTACAGCTGGAGCTGTAACTGAAGGTCCCAAATGGATGACTGCAGTTCATATGCAGTGGTCTGTGGACAGTATCAAAGTCGCTGCATTTTACAACTAGATGGAGACATAGAAGAAACAGGTTATGCCATAATCACTGCAAACAAAAGTAATTATAAGAGCAAAACCCTGATAAATGGATTCTTAACTGAAGAAGACTTCTGTGGACCTCAGAAGGTTACTGCCTGAACCCTAGTTGACAACAATACATAATTTGAACCATTTCAGATCCTGTGTATCTCTGAGACCCAAATGGCAACCATTTCAGTAACAAAGGTTTGCATTCTCTCCAGAGCATAACGTAGTTGACtgggagcgcaatcctaaccccttatgtcagtgttttctatcactgacttaagggcaatggagctctgaggtaagagaacaaacattcccttactttgaggaggcctccgtgagtgacacccaactgcaggatgcagcacatgtcccattggcactgctatgctagtactggaaagcactgacataaggggttaggattgcaccccataaCAGTTATAGTACCACTTACAATGAGGTAATCAGAATTACTTAGTCGGAATGGTAGCAATTTCACTATTGGAATTTGGAATTTTTCCAGTTGATCTGTTTTGTGCACTGCAGAAAACATCAGTGCTTCTACGCGTAATGCACTGAACCCAAGGCTGAGATCCAAAGGAAGATAGTCACATTTATTGGAGTAGGCAGAAATGTAATATTATTTCACCTGTACTAGCAAGGGCCAGTAAGACTGTGATACGGGAcaatgtgttctctctctctagTTACCCAGACTGCAGTTCTCAGgtctttcttccttcctgtacTCTCTTACTCTCCCTTCTTCCTAAGGAGAAGATTTGTAGCTAGAGATACTAGCTGCAGCTTCCATAGCCATCTTTTTCTACAAAGATGTATTTCCCTTAAATAAAGCTACCTCTGACATTTGAACTTGAGCCTCACGCAAAGCTTCCTATCTGGACCTTTTGGTCCTTTGTCAATAACacttgggccccaatcctattggggctttATGCTGTTGggactagcattccagcagcacaaggccctttatagtGGCGTGAAAGCTGGGCCACTGTCCTACTCGGCCAAGCTGCTGCTACAAACAGAAAGTGGCACAGCACATGTGGCAGTGGGGACTTAACAGtttgttcatggcagaggcagggagagggaggttttgggggcattctgaggcagaCTGGGCGAGGGTAGACTAGGTCTGGTTGAAACACTTGAGATTGCAGGTGGAGCTCACATGATTGAATGTGCCTCCATATAcagtataaaataaaaataaaaatgcttgacTTCTGATTAGTTTTCTATGCAGAGGAAATTATTATGCATGGAGATGCTTACAAGGATGTGAGCTGCCCCCTCCTGCAGTCTGATGTGATATAGTCCCACAGTTTTACTTCCTCAAAAGGTCAACTAAGATACAGATGAGTATGCCCCAAACACTACTCCTAACTCCGCCTTTCCTGTTTTTCTAAGTAAGTGTGAAGGTGACCTGCACCTTCTCcttacatacatgcacacacaatccAAATACTAGATTTGCCACTTCCGAGGAAAATTGCTGCTTCAGGGTGGGCTGGGCAATCATCCCTGCAACATTTTGCCTGTGAAAAAGAGTGAAACCTCCAATGCCCGCATGGCCCAGTCCCAACCAGAGTTATCCCCAGCCATGTCCTGGGTCTAATGGCAGccagggtggggcagggtgaCACGGTGACACAGGAACGTGACCCTCCATGCACCATCACGTTGCCCCGGCACCAGCGCACTACACCTcactcctggaatggctccattttggagtCAAACAGAAGCTTGAGATGGCGGGTGGGCCTAACTACATGGAACCAGGGCGGGAACCACCCAGAGTGCCATGGACGGAGGATGTGCTGCCATTACTACTCGCTACCCAGTAAGTCCATTCCTGGCACCCTCATTCAGTGGTACCTCGGGCAAATGCCCTATCTCATCACACCCTCGATATGCCCCGGTTGTCCCCAACAATCAGCTGGTTTGGAAACAAAAGAAAAGCTTCCCTTTAGTACATGTTAAATGTGGTTCCAAAGTATCAATTAGGAAATCCCTGGTTCTTACCTCAGCCAGTAACTCAgtgatttacatttttttttcatctcatggcacactgacaaggtactaaaattgtcaaggcaca from Tiliqua scincoides isolate rTilSci1 chromosome 4, rTilSci1.hap2, whole genome shotgun sequence encodes the following:
- the SELP gene encoding P-selectin, which gives rise to MSVSSGRSLYRWTDDHMLFFVIICWGLFPQGGTWTYHYGTTSALSWPDARRFCQQYYTDLVAIQNQDEIYHLNRSLPFYHSYYWIGIRKINNTWTWVGTNKRLTKEAENWAKGEPNNKRTGEDCVEIYIQRKVDSGKWNDERCNKRKRALCYKASCQPFSCSQHGECVETIGNYTCQCYPGFFGPECENVVKCSDFDTVHRPLHMNCSHPFGTFSYSSSCSFSCNEGFKISYPATLQCLSSGIWTAEMPQCVAVQCHPQGALAHGNFTCSHLHGEFQYQSSCTFHCTEGFRLVGEEVTQCSASGEWTAPQPACQAVECPALGIPDNGGLNCSHPHGDFAYSSNCTFSCKTGFVRVGKEQLQCTAQGMWSEKTPICEAMRCHRLQSLNQGRTACSHPIGEFAYRSTCEFACEPGFALVGTNASSCLASGNWSAPLPTCQAVECPALAIPDNGGLNCSHPHGDFAYSSNCTFSCKTGFVRVGKEQLQCTAQGMWSEKTPICEAMRCHRLQSLNQGRMTCSHPIGEFAYRSTCEFACEPGFALVGTNASSCLASGNWSAPLPTCQAVECPALAIPDNGGLNCSHPHGDFAYSSNCTFSCKTGFVRVGKEQLQCTAQGMWSEKTPICEAMRCHRLQSLNQGRMTCSHPTGEFAYRSTCEFACEPGFALVGTNASSCLASGNWSAPLPTCQAVECPALAIPDNGGLNCSHPHGDFAYSSSCTFSCKTGFVRVGKEQLQCTAQGMWSEKTPVCEAMRCHRLQSLNQGRTACSHPIGEFAYRSTCDFACEPGFALVGTNATSCLASGNWSAPLPTCQAIECPVLDASENGRLNCSHPHGDFAYSSSCMLTCNTGFVRVGEEQIHCTALGMWSEKTPICEAINCPQLRSVEHLDMNCSHPWGPFSYGSICNFHCAEGYILNGTSRMQCQPGGHWSTEMPGCQENVARPLAQALLYIGGITASVVALVLSGVLIALAIKRLTRREEKKRLLNPSSDLGVPGVFSNAAFDSISQ